One window of the Trueperaceae bacterium genome contains the following:
- a CDS encoding helix-turn-helix domain-containing protein: MDSSAPYLAVLPDSTSKVLVVLARTTRPLSGREVARLSGGSRSTVARVLQRLAEQGLVNVQEAGAGAALLFTLNRRHLAAEPVLALLSLRQALIDRLRSELTTWATPPCHASLFGSVARGDGGASSDVDLFIVRPEATVEEDGGWRRQLDELAGLVLGWTGHHAGIAEIGVQELERLKQEHPPIVDELLSDAVTLTGPPAQVLLGEAVT, from the coding sequence ATGGACTCTTCGGCGCCCTACCTAGCGGTCCTCCCGGACAGCACCAGCAAGGTCCTCGTGGTGTTGGCGAGGACCACGCGGCCGTTGAGCGGGCGTGAGGTAGCGCGGCTTTCCGGTGGGTCCCGCAGCACGGTCGCTCGAGTCTTGCAGCGCCTCGCAGAACAGGGGCTGGTCAACGTTCAAGAGGCTGGGGCGGGCGCCGCACTGCTCTTCACTTTGAACCGTCGGCACCTGGCGGCTGAGCCCGTTCTGGCTCTACTCTCCTTGCGACAAGCACTGATCGACCGCCTCAGGAGCGAACTCACAACTTGGGCAACGCCGCCTTGTCACGCATCGCTCTTCGGCTCGGTGGCTCGGGGTGACGGCGGCGCCAGTAGCGACGTCGATCTGTTCATAGTCCGCCCGGAAGCAACGGTCGAGGAAGATGGGGGATGGCGCCGCCAGTTGGACGAGCTCGCGGGCCTCGTACTCGGGTGGACGGGGCACCACGCCGGCATCGCCGAGATAGGCGTTCAGGAACTCGAGCGCTTGAAGCAAGAACACCCACCCATCGTCGATGAGCTACTAAGCGACGCGGTGACCCTCACGGGACCGCCGGCGCAGGTACTCCTTGGGGAGGCGGTCACGTGA
- the nagZ gene encoding beta-N-acetylhexosaminidase — protein sequence MTRLPLMIDLSAAALTPEERELLAERRVAGVCLFGRNVTDRHQLADYVAEARALAGDELVVGIDQEGGGVLRLLDVPFPPAAMALGAADDPVLTEEVAAATGRALAAVGVNLDFAPVADVNSNPANPVIADRSFGADPALVARHVAAFVRGLQSAGVGATLKHFPGHGDTSLDSHLDLPVVDRSLGELRATELVPFRAGMAAGAAAVMSAHIVLPRLEPGVPATLSRRAMHGLLREELGFEGLSVTDALDMKAVADRFSPGEAVVRALLAGVDVPLTLGSVAKHRSVLAAIDEALAAGGFGPDGLAGPLARLAAFARAYPARAEGGRLDAAVEAADRATMARATRAGLVTLAGPLPELAPGDRVAVLANRTVRASAASQVSARPAEGLVEELQRRGVQVAWLELPWGEAVDPTPFLGGLSPLPRAVLYASTSRTRVAEGEAVTARNAAEWARHAGREFVHVALWNPYSAELVPGPALLAFGYRGTVAAAVVEALMGGGASARAPVPLRALAK from the coding sequence ATGACCCGCCTGCCGCTCATGATCGACCTCTCCGCCGCCGCCCTCACGCCAGAAGAGCGCGAGCTCCTGGCCGAGCGGCGCGTGGCCGGCGTGTGCCTGTTCGGCCGCAACGTGACGGACCGCCACCAGCTGGCCGACTACGTGGCCGAGGCGCGCGCGCTGGCCGGTGACGAGCTGGTGGTGGGCATAGACCAGGAGGGCGGCGGGGTGCTGCGGCTGCTCGACGTGCCGTTCCCGCCCGCCGCCATGGCGCTGGGCGCCGCCGACGACCCGGTGCTCACGGAGGAGGTGGCCGCCGCCACGGGCCGCGCCCTCGCCGCCGTTGGGGTGAACCTCGACTTCGCGCCCGTGGCCGACGTGAACTCCAACCCCGCCAACCCCGTGATAGCCGACCGCTCGTTCGGCGCCGACCCGGCGCTGGTGGCGCGCCACGTGGCGGCGTTCGTGCGCGGCCTGCAGTCGGCCGGCGTGGGGGCCACGCTCAAGCACTTCCCCGGCCACGGCGACACGAGCCTCGACTCGCACCTCGACCTGCCGGTGGTCGACCGCTCGCTCGGCGAGCTGCGCGCCACCGAGCTCGTGCCGTTCCGCGCGGGCATGGCCGCCGGCGCGGCCGCCGTGATGAGCGCCCACATCGTGCTGCCGCGGCTCGAGCCCGGCGTGCCCGCCACCCTGTCGCGCCGCGCCATGCACGGCCTGCTGCGCGAGGAGCTCGGCTTCGAGGGGTTGAGCGTCACGGACGCGCTCGACATGAAGGCCGTCGCCGACCGCTTCTCGCCCGGGGAGGCGGTCGTGCGCGCCCTGCTGGCGGGCGTGGACGTGCCGCTCACGCTCGGGTCTGTCGCCAAGCACCGCTCAGTGCTGGCAGCCATCGACGAGGCGCTGGCGGCGGGCGGGTTCGGGCCGGACGGCCTGGCGGGACCGCTGGCGCGCCTCGCCGCGTTCGCGCGCGCCTACCCCGCCCGCGCGGAGGGCGGCCGGTTGGACGCCGCGGTCGAGGCCGCCGACCGCGCCACCATGGCGCGCGCCACCCGCGCCGGCCTCGTGACGCTCGCCGGACCCCTCCCGGAGCTGGCGCCGGGCGACAGGGTGGCGGTCCTCGCCAACCGGACCGTGCGCGCCAGCGCCGCCAGCCAGGTGAGCGCCCGGCCCGCCGAGGGGTTGGTGGAGGAGCTGCAGCGGCGCGGGGTGCAGGTCGCGTGGCTCGAGCTGCCGTGGGGCGAGGCGGTCGACCCCACTCCCTTCCTTGGGGGCCTGTCGCCCCTCCCGCGCGCCGTGCTCTACGCCTCCACCAGCCGCACGCGGGTGGCGGAGGGCGAGGCCGTCACGGCGCGCAACGCAGCCGAGTGGGCGCGTCACGCCGGCAGGGAGTTCGTGCACGTTGCCCTCTGGAACCCGTACTCCGCCGAGCTGGTGCCGGGGCCGGCGCTGCTGGCGTTCGGCTACCGGGGGACGGTCGCCGCGGCCGTGGTGGAGGCGTTGATGGGGGGCGGCGCCTCGGCGCGGGCCCCGGTACCGCTAAGAGCGTTGGCTAAGTGA